Within the Pseudomonadota bacterium genome, the region CTTGAGGCTGCGGATATAGTCCAGCGAAATCTTCGCCTTGGTGTGGCCATAGGGCTCCAGATATTCGGGCTCGATACCCAACCTGTCCTTGGCCACTTCCATGATTGGTTTGAGCGTGGCGGCTTGGGCAATTTCAATATCGGATTTCGGCGTGGCCATCGGTGTTCCCCTGTTGACGCGGCGTTATCGGGATGTGGTTTGGCGGGACTTTAGTGGCGGCCCTGCAGCGATCGCGCAAGGAATCGACGTCTGGTGTCGCGCCCGGTCTTAATTGGTCAAATTGGTCCAAAATTGGATTAGTTCATGGTCTTCAGAATCACCCGGCGGGTCAAGCCACTGGGCGACAAAAAATGCCGGTTTCACGGCGCTTTGAGCAAAGAAAAAGGGCGGTGGACCGGAGCCCACCGCCCTTGATCATCTCCGTCGACGCCGGGCTACTTCTCAACCATGGCGTCGTAGGTACCTCGATGATCCAGTGCCTTGTCCAGACCAACCTCGCGGTAGTGATTCAAGGCCCGGTCGTACTCATCGTTTTCGGATCGGATCTGCCAGATATGCCAGATGATCCAGAACACGACACCCAGGATCACGAGGATCATCTCGATGCCCGGGAACGGGTAGATGGCGCCTAGGTTTGCGACATCACCCCAACTTTCGACATTCGTCGACATGCTCGTTCCTCCTTAAGGTTCAGTCGCCTTGGCCACGGGCCAGTTCGCGGTCAACATCCTCGAGTGATGTGTCCCGATACGGGAAGTACGGGAACGCATCGCCATAGTCGTGGGTGTCGAGACCGGCGAGTTCGACTTCGCGCGGTACACGCAGCCATCCCAGGGAAGCCAGGATCTTCGAGACGACCCAGCATGGGATGAAACCCAAGACCCAGAACATGATCATGGCGCCGAGGAAGTTGCCCAGCGGATTGATCATCGCCACGCCGTCAACATTACCGAACCAACCGAGGTTGGCGGTGTCGGCGACGTTGGACGGATAGCCCCACAACATGAAGCCGCAGATGACCGTGCCGAGGAAACCGGCATAGCCGTGCACCGCGACGGCACCAACCGCGTCGTCGATCTTGAACCGACGTTCGACCCAGTGATGCATCTTGTAGGCGAACCAGACGCCGATGATGGCGATGAACATGGACTCGATCGGATGATAGAGGTCATTGCCCGCTGACGCACAGATAACGCCGGCCAGACCGCCCGAATAGCTCCAGAACGGGTCACCGCGGCTCACCATGTAACCAGCAAGCAGACCGCCTGATAGCGACATCAGGAAGTTGAACGTGATCGCCGATAGCGATGTCGGGGTTAGATAAATATTGGTTGCCGTGAAGTAGGCATCCGTATCCTCAACGCCCAGCACCGCACCATTGAAATCAATGATCGGAATATTGCAGGCCGCGTAGAAACCCCAGAAGCCCGTATAGATCAGGAACAGGCCGACCGTGACGAGCCAGGGATTGTTTTGCGGGAAGTCGCGCGGCGTGCCGTCGGCGGCAAATTTGCCGAGACGGGGGCCGAGCACCACGAGGATGCCAAGCGCCGAACCGCCGGCGATGCCGTGCACCACCGATGACGCGTATGCGTCGTGGTAGCCCATCAACTGAACCATCCAGCCGTTCCAGGACCAGCCCCAAGCGGCGTCGATAATCCACGTTACCGAACCCACGAGGACGGCCAGGATCAAGAATGCCTGGGTCTTGATGCGCTCGATAACCGCACCCGAGACGATCGAGGCAGTTGTCCACGAGAACAGCAGGAACGCCGCCCAGAACACGCCATTGATTCGAGCCCACCAGCCGTGATCGGCCACGTTCATGCTTTCCGTCTGAACCGTTATGGCACCGCCCAAATGCGTTCCCATGAGTTCCGACCACGGAACAGCGTGTGGCGCATCCATAAGACCGCCCATGAACGGGAAGGCCGGAAACGCGAAATAGATCCACCAGCCAAAGAAGAAGAACGTGATGGTCACCAGCGGGATGAGCATCGTGTTCTTCATCAACGTGTGCTGGATGTTCTTGCGGCGCGAAGCGCCGACCTCATAAACACAGAACCCGACATGGATCAGGAACATCATGACGACCGTGACCCAATAGTAGAATTCCGTGAAGATGACGATTAGAGAGTCTAAACCGTCAGTCATTCCCCAGATCCCCCTCGTTTAGTAACGCACTGGCTCCCATCTGGCGGCGTTATGATGTCCCACCTTGATGTCGCGCAAAGTCTAGGGAGTTTTTATTCCGCTGCAACAGTGTTGCCATTCGTTATCAACTCTTTCCCCTCAGGAAACTTGTCGAAGGGGTTTGAAGCGATCCTCGTCGGTGATAGAAAACCGCTTTGTTTCAAGGGCTTGGTGCAGATCTGATGGCCGAGAATGACAGCCTGACCGATGCGGGTGCGGCGCTCAGGCGCCACTTCCTGGGGTGGCAATGCCGCATCCGCCAGCATGCCATGCGCCGGGAGGCCGGACGGCCTTCCGAGGGCATGCGCCCGGCGCTGCAGCGCACGAATGGCGACGACCTTGGCCGCATCATCGTCGTCATCTGCGAGGCGGAACCGGACGCGACGACGGATCAGTTTCGCCACATCGTGCAACGCACCATGGACCCCCAAGATCGGTTCAAGAAGGCCGTCCAGTTCCTGTCATCGGCATACTTTCAAAAGGCCGACTTGTTCTGTGACGCCTTGCTCGCACTATTCGGCGCCGGCACGACGCTTGCGGAGATCGCCGAGGACCAGCGGTGTGTGTTGGCCTTCCGGCAATTCAGCCAGAGCTATCGTCTGCCGTGCCGGATC harbors:
- a CDS encoding ammonium transporter, encoding MTDGLDSLIVIFTEFYYWVTVVMMFLIHVGFCVYEVGASRRKNIQHTLMKNTMLIPLVTITFFFFGWWIYFAFPAFPFMGGLMDAPHAVPWSELMGTHLGGAITVQTESMNVADHGWWARINGVFWAAFLLFSWTTASIVSGAVIERIKTQAFLILAVLVGSVTWIIDAAWGWSWNGWMVQLMGYHDAYASSVVHGIAGGSALGILVVLGPRLGKFAADGTPRDFPQNNPWLVTVGLFLIYTGFWGFYAACNIPIIDFNGAVLGVEDTDAYFTATNIYLTPTSLSAITFNFLMSLSGGLLAGYMVSRGDPFWSYSGGLAGVICASAGNDLYHPIESMFIAIIGVWFAYKMHHWVERRFKIDDAVGAVAVHGYAGFLGTVICGFMLWGYPSNVADTANLGWFGNVDGVAMINPLGNFLGAMIMFWVLGFIPCWVVSKILASLGWLRVPREVELAGLDTHDYGDAFPYFPYRDTSLEDVDRELARGQGD